The Thermanaerothrix sp. nucleotide sequence GGGGTGAACCGCTTCCAGATCGAGGAGGACGCATCGGAGCGGACCCTTCTCAAGGTGGACCCCGCGGTGGGTGAGATGCAGGTCAAGAAGCTTGCTAAGCTGAAGGAGAGCCGGGACAACCTGAAGGTCCGGGACTGCCTTGAGAACATCCGCCGGGTTGCCCAGGGGGAGGAGAACCTGATGCCCCACATAATAGAGGCGGTCAGGAACTACGCCACCGAGGGCGAGATCTGCGGGGTTCTCCGGGAGGTCTTCGGGGAGTACAAGGAGAACGTGGTTCTTTAAGTCTTTTAAGGCGGGAGGACTCGAGAGATGAGCGACCGTAAGATAAGGGTTGTGGTGGCCAAGCCGGGGCTTGACGGGCATGACCGGGGCGCCAAGGTCATAGCCAGGGCGTTCAGGGACGCGGGGATGGAGGTCATATACACGGGGCTTCGCCAGACCCCGGAGCAGATAGTTCAGACCGCCATACAGGAGGACGCCGACGCCATCGGCATAAGCATCCTGTCCGGGGCCCACGAGCACTACTTCAAGGTGATCATCGACATGCTCAGGGAGCGCGGGGCTGGGGACATAATAGTCTTCGGCGGCGGGGTCATACCGGAGTCCGACGTGCCGAGGCTCCTGGAGCTTGGGGCGGGGGCCATCTTTGGTCCTGGCACCCCCACCGGGGACTGCATAAAGTGGCTTGAGGAAGCGGTGGCTGAGAAGAGAAGGAAGGAGGCCTCCAACTGATGAAGCCAACTGTGGTGGACCACATAGGCATAGCGGTGAGGAGCATTGAGGAGTCCCTGAAGTTCTGGCAGGACGTGATTGGCATCCAGTGCCACGGGGTGGAGGAGGTGGCGGAGCAGAAGGTCAAGACCGCCTTCCTGCCCTTGGGCGACACGGAGATAGAGCTGCTGGAGGGCACCGCCGAGGACAGCCCGGTGAGCAAGTTCATCGAGGCCAAGGGAGAGGGAATCCACCACATAGCCATCCGGGTGCCCAACATAGAGGAGGCTTTGGAGGAGCTGAAGGCCAAGGGCGTCCGTCTTATAGACGAGAAGCCCCGGAAGGGCGCCGGGGGCGCCAGGATAGCCTTCGTGCACCCCAAGGCTTCCGGAGGGGTGCTGCTGGAGATAAGCGAGAGATAGGCGTCCCAAGCGGTCCGGCGGGACCCAGTCCCGCCGGGCACGTCAAAATAAGGAGGTAGAGTCATGGCGGATCGTACCATCGACGAGCTTTGCGAGCAGCTGCTTGCCAAGCGAAAGGCCGCTCACGACGGCGGCGGCAAGAAGGCCGTCGAAAAGCAGCACGAGAAGGGCAAGCTTACCGCCCGGGAGAGGATAGAGCGTCTCCTGGACCCCGGCAGCTTCGTTGAGATAGACGAGTTCGTGGAGCACCGCTGCACCAACTTCGGCCTTGAGAAGACCAAGTTCCTCGGCGACGGCGTCGTAACCGGCTACGGCACCGTGGAGGGCCGGATGGTGTACGTTTACAGCCAGGACTTCACCGTGCTCGGCGGGTCTCTCGGGGAGATGCACGCCAAGAAGATATGCAAGGTCCTGGATCTTGCCCTCCAGAACGGCTGTCCGGTGATAGGAATAAACGATTCCGGCGGCGCCAGGATCCAGGAGGCGGTGGACGCCCTTTCTGGCTACGGCAGCATCTTCTTCAGGAACGTTAAGGCCAGCGGCGTGGTGCCTCAGATATCCGTCATAGCGGGTCCCTGCGCCGGAGGGGCGGTCTACAGCCCGGCGCTTACGGACTTCATATTCATGGTGGACAAGATCGGCATCATGCACATCACCGGCCCCGCGGTCATAAAGGCGGTGACCGGCGAGGACGTCACCTCTGAGCAGATCGGCGGCGCCATGGCCCACAACACCACCTCCGG carries:
- a CDS encoding methylmalonyl-CoA mutase family protein; this translates as MCIRDSLRTQQIVAYESGVTQTIDPLAGSYVIEALTNQIEEGAREYIRKIDEMGGMLVAIEKGYVQQQIQDAAYEYQKAVESGDRIVVGVNRFQIEEDASERTLLKVDPAVGEMQVKKLAKLKESRDNLKVRDCLENIRRVAQGEENLMPHIIEAVRNYATEGEICGVLREVFGEYKENVVL
- a CDS encoding cobalamin B12-binding domain-containing protein, yielding MSDRKIRVVVAKPGLDGHDRGAKVIARAFRDAGMEVIYTGLRQTPEQIVQTAIQEDADAIGISILSGAHEHYFKVIIDMLRERGAGDIIVFGGGVIPESDVPRLLELGAGAIFGPGTPTGDCIKWLEEAVAEKRRKEASN
- the mce gene encoding methylmalonyl-CoA epimerase; the protein is MKPTVVDHIGIAVRSIEESLKFWQDVIGIQCHGVEEVAEQKVKTAFLPLGDTEIELLEGTAEDSPVSKFIEAKGEGIHHIAIRVPNIEEALEELKAKGVRLIDEKPRKGAGGARIAFVHPKASGGVLLEISER